In one Arachis duranensis cultivar V14167 chromosome 9, aradu.V14167.gnm2.J7QH, whole genome shotgun sequence genomic region, the following are encoded:
- the LOC107467890 gene encoding geraniol 8-hydroxylase (The sequence of the model RefSeq protein was modified relative to this genomic sequence to represent the inferred CDS: added 75 bases not found in genome assembly) gives MELHILLLLITLSLLPTIILRRRQKNRPPGPPGLPIIGNLHQLGPKPHATLSTLSKTYGPLMSLQLGSVTVVIASSPSAAQEILQKHDSSFSDRPIPDAITAQPNVLDTLAWSPGGPRWRSRRRLCTTKIFTAQRLDLLQHLRQHKVQQLVQHLHQKSAARTPVNIGDLAFATMLNLVSNTVFSEDVVDPEFKSAGEFKEVVWRIMEDAGKVNASDYFPAVKWLDLQGIKRHVRVSYLRIHKLFDEMIGKRVSYRDTCAARGDDFLDVLLDHCQQHQHDDSEDYDPLTIDNIKPMLLDLFIAGSDTSGSTIEWAMAELLHNPEKMQKARKELNQVIGTTNNEVKESDIPKLEYMQAIVKETLRLHPPVPLLLPYVAGNDVEVGGYTIHKGDQVLINAWSIGRDPQFWDDPMVFRPERFLGSKIDFKGRDFEFLPFGAGRRICPGVALANRMITLAVAALVHSFEWKLPEGVTPESLDMTEQYGITLKRLSPLCALPISVY, from the exons ATGGAGCTCCACATCTTGCTCTTACTTATCACACTCTCTCTACTCCCCACCATCATCCTCCGCCGCAGACAAAAGAATCGCCCACCGGGTCCACCCGGCCTACCTATCATCGGAAACCTCCACCAACTC GTCACCGTTGTCATCGCCTCCTCGCCCTCCGCCGCCCAAGAAATCCTCCAAAAGCACGATAGCTCCTTCTCCGACCGCCCAATCCCGGACGCCATCACCGCTCAGCCCAACGTCCTCGACACCCTGGCCTGGTCCCCCGGCGGTCCAAGGTGGCGCAGCCGGCGCCGTCTATGCACGACGAAGATCTTCACCGCCCAGCGCCTCGACCTTCTCCAGCACCTCCGGCAGCACAAGGTGCAGCAGCTCGTGCAACACCTCCACCAGAAATCTGCCGCAAGAACGCCGGTGAACATCGGGGATCTGGCGTTCGCCACCATGCTGAACCTTGTGTCGAACACGGTGTTCTCGGAGGACGTGGTGGACCCGGAGTTCAAGAGCGCGGGGGAGTTCAAGGAGGTGGTGTGGCGGATCATGGAGGACGCCGGGAAGGTGAACGCGTCGGATTATTTTCCGGCGGTGAAGTGGTTAGACTTGCAGGGAATAAAGCGGCACGTGAGAGTTTCTTATTTGAGGATTCATAAACTGTTCGATGAAATGATTGGGAAGCGCGTGAGTTACAGAGACACTTGCGCTGCGCGTGGTGATGACTTCTTGGATGTGTTACTTGATCATTGCCAGCAACACCAGCACGATGATAGCGAGGATTACGATCCTCTCACTATCGATAACATCAAGCCTATGCTGTTG GATTTGTTCATTGCGGGAAGTGACACTTCAGGATCAACAATAGAATGGGCAATGGCAGAGCTTCTACACAACCCAGAAAAAATGCAAAAAGCaagaaaggaactcaaccaggTAATTGGAACCACCAACAATGAAGTCAAGGAATCAGACATCCCTAAACTTGAATACATGCAAGCAATAGTCAAAGAAACTCTAAGACTTCATCCACCAGTGCCCCTTCTCTTGCCTTATGTCGCCGGAAACGACGTCGAAGTAGGTGGCTACACCATTCACAAGGGTGACCAAGTTCTGATCAATGCATGGTCTATAGGAAGAGACCCTCAGTTCTGGGATGATCCAATGGTTTTTCGGCCCGAGAGATTTCTCGGGTCGAAAATAGATTTCAAAGGGAGGGATTTCGAGTTCTTGCCATTTGGCGCGGGAAGAAGGATCTGCCCTGGAGTGGCCCTTGCCAACAGGATGATTACTTTGGCGGTGGCTGCCTTGGTCCATTCATTTGAATGGAAACTTCCAGAGGGTGTCACCCCTGAAAGTCTTGACATGACTGAGCAGTATGGAATAACATTGAAGAGACTTAGTCCTCTATGTGCCCTTCCAATTTCTGTATATTAA